A single genomic interval of Helianthus annuus cultivar XRQ/B chromosome 13, HanXRQr2.0-SUNRISE, whole genome shotgun sequence harbors:
- the LOC110901782 gene encoding uncharacterized protein LOC110901782, translated as MALFVFVYSLTFMVDKRCSKNFLKKFTPHTTIDSSGIPVYRRRDSGHTVIKSGVRLDNRNVVPYNKRLLKRYQAHINVEWCNQAGSVKYLFKYINKGPDMATAVVSGDTNSTIKEKPKDEIKEYYDCRYISACEASWRIFSNEVHYRYPAVMRLPFHLPSQQNVVYGADDDIDNVLSKPSIASSIFVQWMKLNETNEDARKLTYVEFPSKFVWILKDRCWQVRKSYRCVSRIHSVSPALGEPYFLRILLNKVKGPRSFEEIRIVNGQLFPTFRDACYAMGLLDDDNEYVEAIKEASFEGHVGYLRALFATLLLSNTLSRPEFVWENTWKYLADDIVYRHQKETNISGLVLPEYQIKNLTLLKIENYLISNGSSLRRFLTMTYPDDDSLRDATNRLINEELSHDVDEVQAEFNRLHQSLTDEQRAVLMK; from the exons atggcgttgttcgtgttcgtttatagCCTTACTTTCATGGTTGATAAAAGATGTTCAAAAAACTTTCTGAAGAAATTCACACCACATACAACTATTGATTCAAGTGGTATTCCTGTATACAGAAGAAGAGATTCAGGTCATACAGTTATAAAATCTGGTGTTAGATTAGACAACAGAAATGTTGTTCCTTATAACAAAAGACTTTTGAAAAGATATCAGGCACACATTAATGTTGAATGGTGTAATCAAGCCGGTTCAGTGAAATATTTATTCAAGTACATTAACAAAGGCCCTGATATGGCTACTGCGGTAGTTTCTGGTGATACAAATTCAACCATTAAGGAAAAGCCAAAAGACGAGATCAAGGAGTATTATGATTGTAGATATATTTCAGCGTGTGAGGCATCCTGGAGAATATTCTCTAATGAGGTTCATTATAGGTATCCTGCTGTTATGAGGCTTCCCTTTCATTTGCCGAGCCAACAGAATGTTGTGTATGGTGCGGATGACGATATTGATAATGTTTTAAGCAAGCCTTCTATTGCTTCTTCAATATTTGTGCAATGGATGAAGTTGAACGAGACAAATGAAGATGCTAGAAAGCTGACTTATGTTGAGTTTCCTTCCAAATTTGTTTGGATACTTAAAGATAGATGTTGGCAGGTACGTAAGTCGTACCGGTGTGTTAGCCGGATTCATTCTGTATCTCCTGCATTGGGCGAACCTTATTTTTTGAGGATACTACTCAATAAAGTTAAAGGGCCTAGATCATTTGAGGAGATACGTATAGTTAACGGCCAATTATTCCCGACTTTTAGAGATGCTTGCTATGCGATGGGACTCTTAGATGATGACAATGAATACGTTGAGGCCATTAAAGAAGCAAGTTTTGAAGGACATGTTGGGTATCTCCGAGCGTTATTTGCTACCCTGCTTTTGTCAAATACTCTTTCACGGCCAGAATTTGTTTGGGAGAATACGTGGAAATACTTAGCTGATGATATTGTTTATAGACATCAAAAAGAAACAAATATTTCAG GTTTAGTGCTTCCTGAATATCAGATTAAGAACCTTACTTTGTTGAAAATTGAAAACTATTTAATTTCCAATGGTTCATCATTACGAAGGTTTCTCACTATGACGTACCCTGATGACGATTCCTTACGTGATGCTACTAATCGTCTGATCAATGAAGAGCTGTCACATGACGTGGATGAAGTACAAGCTGAGTTTAACAGGTTGCATCAATCTCTTACAGATGAACAACGAGCGGTTTTGATGAAATAA